The Rhodanobacteraceae bacterium genomic sequence GGACGCCGATCTATTCCGAAGCGCTCAAGAACGTGCGTGCGACCCACCCCGCACAACCGCTGGAACGCCTGCGCTGGTACGCCGGTCTGATCGCGACGCCTGGCATCCTCAGCCGCAAGTTGAACCGCAACGAACGTTACAAATTGTCACGCTGGCCGGAAACCGAGCGCGAGTACCCCAAGCACTTCCGCATCGCCAAGGAAATGCTGAAGGAAGCCGCCACCGTCGATGCCATCGTGGCCACATCCGGAATGCCCTACGAAGAGGTCGTGGATTACGTCAACGCGAGCTTCGCGGCCGGGCGCATCGAAACAGCCTCCATGGCGAAGGCCGAAGAAGCGGCGCCCGCGTCATCGCGCGGCAAGCGTCTGATCGCGGCCCTCAACAAGCCGCTGTTCGCCCGCTGATCCTTCTGCCGTTTCGATCATCCGAACCGCGCGGAACGATCCGCGCGGTTTTCATTTCACGTGGATGGTGATCCGCTTCGAGACGGTTGGCGGGTCGAACGGCACGTGGTTCGCGTCGGCCAGCTCCAGTTGCAGGGTGTGGGTGCCGGGCGCGAGGTGCAGCACCGTCTCGGTCTGGCCGCCGCCGAAATGCTTGTGGTGTTCATCGTTCGGGATCGGCTGGCCGGCCGCCGGCAACGCCACGACATCGATCAGCAAATGGTGGTGCCCGGTGTGTTCCTTGTCGACACCGGCCGGCGCCACACCCATGCCGGCAAGCCCGAACCGCACCGTGACCTCGCGGCCGACCGAGGCGCCGTCGGCGGGACTGATGATGTACACCCGCGCATCCGCAGGCGCCTTGTGCGTCGGCAACGCCGGCGCGGCGATGGCCGCCGCGGCCAGTGCGGCAAGGATGGTCCCGATCAGGAATCTGCGCATGATTCGTTCTCCTCGTTGCGAGCACTCGATCATACGTGATCGCCGGCCGGCAATCGCGCACTGCGCAAGCGCAACGCGTTGCTGACCACCGACACCGACGACAGGCTCATCGCCAGCGCCGCGACCATCGGCGACAACACCAGGCCGAACACGGGATACAACACACCCGCCGCGATCGGGATGCCCACGGCGTTGTAGACGAACGCGAAGAACAGGTTCTGGCGGATGTTGCGCACCGTGGCGCGCGACAGCGCCCGCGCGCGCGCGATGCCCGACAGGTCGCCGCGCACCAGCGTCACCGGTGCGCTCTCCATCGCGACATCGGTGCCGGTGCCCATCGCGATGCCGACGTCCGCCGCGGCCAGCGCCGGCGCATCGTTGATGCCGTCGCCCGCCATCGCCACCTTGTGCCCGTCGCGCCGCAATGCCGCGACCACATCGGCCTTGCCGGACGGCGACACGTCCGCGCGAACGTCGTCGATGCCGAGCGTGCGCGCAACTGTGCGTGCGGTGACTGGATTGTCGCCGGTCGCCAGCACGATGCGCATGCCGTCATCGCGCAATGCCGCGAGCGCGGCCGGTGTGTCGGCCTTGACGCGATCGGCGACCGCCAGCAACGCGGCCACGCTGCCGTCGACGACAAGCACCATCACCGTCGCACCCTCGCCGCGCAGCGCATCCGCGCGCGCCGTCTGCGCCGGGTCGATGCGCACGCCCAGTTCATCCAGCAACCGCGCATTGCCGAGTGCGACGACGTGGCCATCGACGTTTCCCGTCACCCCACGCCCGGTCAGCGTCGCGAAAGCGTGCACCGCAGGAATCGAAACGCCGCGCGCTTCGGCGGCGGCGACGATCGCGCGTGCCAGCGGATGTTCGCTGGGACGTTCCAGCGCCGCCGCCAGGCGCAACGCTTCGCCTTCGCCGAAGCCGGCGAACGTTTCCACCGTTCGCAGCGACGGCTTGCCCTCGGTCAGGGTGCCGGTCTTGTCCACCAGCAGCACGTCGACCTCGCGCAACGCCTCGATCGCGGCGGCGTCGCGGAACAGCACACCCACGTGCGCGCCGCGTCCGCTGGCGACCATGATCGAGATCGGCGTCGCCAGGCCCAGCGCACACGGACAGGCGATGATCAGCACCGACACCGCCGCGATCAGCGCGTGCGGAAACTTCGGGTCGGGTCCGATCGCGATCCACGCGATGAACGCCAGCACCGCGATCACGACCACCGCCGGCACGAACCACGCCGCGACGCGGTCGGCCACGCGCTGCAGCGGCGCCTTGCTGCGTTGCGCCTCGGCCACCAGCGCGACGATCCGCGCCAGCATCGTCTCCGCACCCACCTTCTCGGCCCGCATCGTCAGCGCGCCATCCTGGTTGACGGTGCCGCCGGTCAGCGTGTCACCCTTGCCTTTCGTGACCGGCATCGATTCGCCGGTGAGCATCGATTCGTCCACGTGGCTGCTGCCATCGAGCACGATGCCGTCGACCGGCACTTTCTCGCCGGGACGCACGCGCAATACGTCGCCATGCCGCACGGCATCCAGAGGTACATCCGACTCGCCGCCGTCGGCTGCGATCCGTCGCGCAGTTTTGGGCGCGAGATCCAGCAAGGCGCGAATCGCCGAGCCGGTACGGCGGCGCGCGCGCAGTTCCAGCCAGTCGCCCATCGTCACCAAGGCGACGATCACCGCGGCCGACTCGAAATACACGGCGACCTCGCCAT encodes the following:
- a CDS encoding DUF4399 domain-containing protein produces the protein MRRFLIGTILAALAAAAIAAPALPTHKAPADARVYIISPADGASVGREVTVRFGLAGMGVAPAGVDKEHTGHHHLLIDVVALPAAGQPIPNDEHHKHFGGGQTETVLHLAPGTHTLQLELADANHVPFDPPTVSKRITIHVK
- a CDS encoding P-type ATPase yields the protein MHDHDAHHRHAPDVAAGAHEQHACCGGGHPEPATQAEIDPVCGMTVDPQTSQHRTGHADTTRYFCSARCLEKFVADPARYLAPASGAQHNAITDASAGTTYTCPMHPEVRQIGPGHCPKCGMALEPLLAAADMDDDGDLRALTRRFWTLVALTIPVFGLAMGPHLFGWQMPAPWVRVAAWAEAALATVVVLWGGAPFFARGWRSLKPWSPNMYTLIALGTGVAWLYSLVAFLAPALFPAGLRGPHGEVAVYFESAAVIVALVTMGDWLELRARRRTGSAIRALLDLAPKTARRIAADGGESDVPLDAVRHGDVLRVRPGEKVPVDGIVLDGSSHVDESMLTGESMPVTKGKGDTLTGGTVNQDGALTMRAEKVGAETMLARIVALVAEAQRSKAPLQRVADRVAAWFVPAVVVIAVLAFIAWIAIGPDPKFPHALIAAVSVLIIACPCALGLATPISIMVASGRGAHVGVLFRDAAAIEALREVDVLLVDKTGTLTEGKPSLRTVETFAGFGEGEALRLAAALERPSEHPLARAIVAAAEARGVSIPAVHAFATLTGRGVTGNVDGHVVALGNARLLDELGVRIDPAQTARADALRGEGATVMVLVVDGSVAALLAVADRVKADTPAALAALRDDGMRIVLATGDNPVTARTVARTLGIDDVRADVSPSGKADVVAALRRDGHKVAMAGDGINDAPALAAADVGIAMGTGTDVAMESAPVTLVRGDLSGIARARALSRATVRNIRQNLFFAFVYNAVGIPIAAGVLYPVFGLVLSPMVAALAMSLSSVSVVSNALRLRSARLPAGDHV